One Caenibius sp. WL genomic window, CAAGCGCCGGATGATGAACGACGGCCCGGTGGACATGTTCGGGGCCAAGCTGCGCCCCGGCGGCGAATTCCGCTTCGGCACCGATCATCCGGTCTATCTGCGCCACGCGCTGATGATTATGCGCCGCCATACCGACCAGTTCGAATGGCTGGTGGAAGGCCCGCAAAGCTGGCAGACGCGCCCCGGCGGCTGGCCCGAAACCCGCTACGAGGCGAAAGCGCGGCGGCTGGGCCATGAAGTGTGGTATTTCCGCTTCCGGCGGCGCTGAGAGCACAGGAGGGCAAGGGCCGTGGCGATGCCGAATCGCGTCCGGCGTGGCGACGGGCCGTTCCGTCGAACCACCGTTTGCAGAGACCTCATCCGTTCGGCCCTAAAGTTCCGCTTCTGCCCCCTTTCTAAATTCTCCCTTCCTTAAGCCCGCGCCCCACGGCAACGCCGCGCGATGGATTTAGGCTCTTTCGATCTGGCCTCGCTCTGGCCGTTCATTGCCGTCGGCTTTGCCGCGCAGCTGGTGGACGGGGCGCTGGGCATGGCTTTCGGCGTGATTTCCAACGCGTTGATGGTGGGGGTGCTCGGCGTGCCGCCCGCGCTCGCCTCGCAGCGCGTGCATATCGTGGAATGCTTCACCACCGCGACATCGGGCATCAGCCACCTGTTGCACGGCAATATCGACAAGAAGCTGTTTTTCCGCCTGCTGGTGCCGGGGATCATCGGGGGGCTGGCGGGGGCCTATCTGCTCAGTTCGATCGATGCGGGGATCATCAAACCGTTCGTTCTCGCCTATCTGTCGATCATCGGCATCTACCTGCTGTGGCGCGGCCTCGCCTATCCGCCCAAGACGCGCGAAGCGAAATATGTCGCCCCGCTCGGTCTGTTCGGTGGCTTTCTCGATGCAGCGGGCGGCGGCGGCTGGGGGCCGGTGGTCAGTTCCAACCTCTTGGTCCAGGGGGCCGAACCGCGCAAAGTGGTGGGCACGGTCAATTCGGTCGAATTCTTTCTCACGGTCACGGTGTCGGCCGCTTTCATCTGGCATCTCGGCGTGGCCGATCTGGCCGGGGCGACGCTGGGCTTCCTGATCGGCGGGGTGGCCGCCGCGCCTTTCGGCGCTTTCGCGGCCAAGCATTTTCCCGCCAAATGGATGCTGGTGATGGTCGGCATCGTGCTCAGCGCGACGAGCGGCTACGGCGTTTACACCGCGATTTTCGGATAAGGACCTGATCCGCGAACGCGGCGGACCGCGCTTTAAAGCGACGTCATCACCATGGCCGCCGCCGCCATCGCCGCCATGGTCAGGAACGCCAGCAGAAAGCCGATGATCGTGCCCATCGGGATCGGCTTGCGCCCGGTTTCCTCAGGCGCATACTCAGCCGTTTCGGCCAGCGATGCGGGCAGTTCCACCGCTTCGGGCGGCAGGAGCGTCGGCGGGGAAACCACCCCCGGCCCGCTGATTTCGCTGACCAGCGCCAGCTTTTCGAACGAGATCGCCAGCTTCTGATCCGCCAGATGCTTTTCGATCGCGCCCCATTCCTGATCGTCGCTTCTGGCACGCGGCAGGCGCTGCACCAGCCGCTCCATCTCGGTGTCCAGCGCGTGCAGGCGGTCCATCGCTTCGAGCGCGCACTGCCGGTCCCCGCTTTTCAGCGCGAGTTGCAGGCGAGCGAGCGACATGGCGTTGGCCCGGCAGAATTGCAGCGCCAGCGACAGCGCCCCGGCCGGCTCCCCCCC contains:
- a CDS encoding sulfite exporter TauE/SafE family protein — encoded protein: MDLGSFDLASLWPFIAVGFAAQLVDGALGMAFGVISNALMVGVLGVPPALASQRVHIVECFTTATSGISHLLHGNIDKKLFFRLLVPGIIGGLAGAYLLSSIDAGIIKPFVLAYLSIIGIYLLWRGLAYPPKTREAKYVAPLGLFGGFLDAAGGGGWGPVVSSNLLVQGAEPRKVVGTVNSVEFFLTVTVSAAFIWHLGVADLAGATLGFLIGGVAAAPFGAFAAKHFPAKWMLVMVGIVLSATSGYGVYTAIFG